One part of the Thiomicrospira cyclica ALM1 genome encodes these proteins:
- a CDS encoding ABC transporter ATP-binding protein → MKAVEFDHLVKDYGSLRALNDVSFSVEQGQFFGLLGPNGAGKSTLINTMAGLVKATSGQAKVMGNDVVSSATAARRALGLVPQELIADPFFNIRQLLTLQSGYFGLRGAKQQTWIDELLERLSLTDKAGVDTQQLSGGMKRRVLIAMALVHRPQVIVLDEPTAGVDVDLRRTLWQFANELHQQGHTIILTTHYLEEAESLCDSVGIMQKGQLIALEKTQDLIARHPFRHLQLELEQPVDLAGLLNRAEFAKDVFDVQKLSAIKFRIKLAKIVTTAQMLAWAQQQSVAVADIRWQDAKLEEVFLNITESVS, encoded by the coding sequence ATGAAAGCTGTGGAATTTGACCATCTTGTTAAGGATTATGGCTCGTTGCGAGCGCTCAATGACGTCAGCTTTAGTGTTGAACAGGGGCAGTTTTTTGGGTTGCTTGGTCCAAATGGTGCGGGAAAATCAACACTTATCAACACGATGGCTGGTTTGGTGAAGGCAACCAGTGGGCAGGCCAAAGTGATGGGGAATGATGTGGTTAGCTCGGCAACGGCGGCTCGGCGTGCATTAGGGCTGGTGCCACAAGAGCTCATTGCTGACCCATTTTTCAACATCCGTCAGTTGTTGACATTGCAGTCCGGGTATTTTGGCTTGCGTGGCGCAAAGCAGCAGACTTGGATTGATGAGTTGCTGGAGAGATTGTCACTAACAGATAAGGCGGGCGTTGATACCCAGCAATTATCGGGTGGTATGAAGCGTCGGGTGTTAATTGCGATGGCGTTAGTACATCGACCACAAGTCATTGTCCTTGATGAACCGACAGCGGGTGTTGATGTCGATTTACGGCGCACACTTTGGCAATTTGCCAACGAACTGCATCAACAAGGGCATACGATTATCCTGACAACTCACTATCTTGAGGAAGCGGAAAGCCTATGCGATAGCGTAGGCATCATGCAGAAAGGGCAGCTTATTGCGCTAGAAAAAACCCAAGATTTAATCGCCCGTCATCCATTTCGTCATCTTCAATTGGAGCTTGAGCAGCCTGTTGATTTAGCAGGCCTGCTGAATCGGGCTGAGTTTGCAAAGGATGTGTTTGATGTGCAAAAGCTATCCGCTATTAAGTTTAGGATCAAATTGGCAAAGATCGTGACAACAGCGCAAATGTTGGCATGGGCACAACAACAGTCTGTTGCGGTGGCGGATATTCGCTGGCAAGATGCGAAACTTGAAGAGGTCTTTTTGAACATAACGGAGTCAGTATCGTGA
- a CDS encoding cytochrome b — MSELQTQKTNEPGGLLKWVDDRYPLIDTWNKHVAEYYAPKNFNFWYFFGSFALFTLVIMIVSGIWLTMSYKPDAAYAFNSVEYIMRDVEFGWLIRYIHTTGASAFFIVIYLHMTRALLYGSFKQPRELVWLIGMTIFVVLMAEAFFGYMLPWGQMSYWGAQVIIGLFSTIPFIGPDLATWIRGDYIISDATLNRFFALHVIALPLVLVILVFMHIVALHKVGSNNPDGVDIKKHKDENGIPLDGIAFHPYYTVKDSFGATLFLIAFALIVFYAPEGGGHFIEAPNFIPADPLVTPENIVPVWYFTPFYAILRAIPEPFLGVLAMGLSIAVLFAMPWLDRCKVRSIRYRGNSYKILLTMLFISFIVLGVLGGLPSTPLYTKLAQVFTILYFAFFILLPFTSAHEKTKPVPERVTS; from the coding sequence ATGTCAGAATTACAGACACAAAAGACTAACGAACCGGGTGGTTTGTTAAAGTGGGTCGACGATCGCTATCCACTTATTGATACATGGAATAAGCATGTCGCTGAATATTATGCGCCCAAAAACTTTAATTTTTGGTATTTCTTTGGGTCATTCGCGTTATTTACGCTCGTTATTATGATCGTTTCAGGTATTTGGTTGACCATGAGTTATAAGCCGGATGCGGCTTATGCGTTCAATTCTGTTGAGTACATCATGCGTGATGTCGAGTTTGGCTGGTTGATTCGTTACATTCATACCACCGGCGCTTCAGCCTTCTTTATTGTCATTTATTTGCACATGACTCGGGCATTACTCTATGGATCTTTTAAACAGCCACGAGAGTTGGTCTGGTTGATTGGGATGACGATTTTTGTGGTATTAATGGCTGAGGCTTTCTTTGGTTATATGTTGCCATGGGGTCAAATGTCTTATTGGGGCGCTCAGGTTATTATTGGGCTGTTCTCAACGATTCCATTCATTGGCCCTGATTTAGCGACTTGGATTCGTGGAGATTACATCATCTCAGATGCGACCCTGAACCGTTTCTTTGCGCTACACGTTATTGCCCTACCTTTGGTTTTGGTTATCCTCGTATTTATGCATATTGTTGCCTTACACAAGGTTGGTTCGAACAACCCAGATGGGGTCGACATTAAAAAGCATAAAGATGAAAACGGCATTCCATTAGATGGCATTGCTTTCCATCCTTACTACACTGTGAAGGATTCCTTTGGAGCCACCCTGTTCTTAATTGCGTTTGCATTGATTGTGTTTTATGCACCTGAAGGTGGCGGTCATTTTATTGAGGCACCTAACTTTATACCGGCTGATCCTTTGGTGACACCTGAGAATATTGTGCCTGTTTGGTATTTCACGCCGTTCTATGCCATTTTGCGGGCGATACCTGAGCCATTCTTAGGGGTTTTAGCAATGGGGTTGTCGATTGCTGTATTGTTTGCGATGCCTTGGTTAGACCGTTGTAAAGTACGTTCGATTCGTTATCGTGGTAATTCTTACAAGATCTTACTAACTATGTTGTTTATTAGCTTTATTGTATTGGGTGTTTTGGGTGGTTTGCCATCTACGCCACTCTATACAAAATTAGCACAAGTGTTCACGATCTTGTATTTTGCTTTCTTTATTCTTTTGCCATTTACTTCGGCACATGAAAAAACCAAGCCAGTACCAGAGAGGGTTACATCATGA
- the hisC gene encoding histidinol-phosphate transaminase gives MAVAFNAVEQAIDSLVRTEVRAINAYHVPPSTNMIKLDAMENPYGWPDDLRQAWLAKLAELSLNRYPDPSATELHQTLHRHLNLTSATGLLFGNGSDEIIQLLIMAVNKPDAKVMSIAPTFVMYDMIARFLGADYCSVPLDESFQLDVDSFITAMIEQQPALVFIAYPNNPTGNALSRQDVIRIIEAAPGLVVVDEAYHAFAEDSFVQDTCAYPNVLVMRTFSKVGLAGLRLGYLVGPVAWIEQIDKLRLPYNINTMTQASALVALAHWPILAEQALQICQDRAELAKQLAELPGVAVYPSAANFIVIRLDLAGPTATDVFEGLKAVGILIKNLSGQGGVLANCLRITVGSISENSQLLKGLAALLPSR, from the coding sequence ATGGCCGTTGCCTTTAACGCAGTTGAACAAGCTATTGATAGCCTCGTTCGCACAGAGGTGCGGGCAATCAATGCCTACCATGTACCACCAAGTACCAATATGATTAAATTGGATGCGATGGAAAATCCCTATGGTTGGCCGGATGATTTGCGCCAGGCCTGGTTAGCAAAGCTGGCTGAGTTGAGTTTAAATCGCTATCCAGATCCCAGTGCGACTGAGTTGCATCAAACATTGCATCGGCATTTAAATTTAACATCAGCAACGGGGTTGTTGTTTGGCAATGGCTCTGATGAGATCATTCAGTTATTGATTATGGCGGTGAATAAGCCGGATGCAAAAGTGATGTCGATAGCGCCGACCTTTGTGATGTATGACATGATTGCACGGTTTTTAGGCGCAGACTATTGCTCGGTACCCTTGGATGAAAGCTTTCAATTGGATGTTGACAGTTTTATCACTGCAATGATCGAACAGCAACCAGCACTCGTTTTTATTGCCTACCCCAATAATCCAACTGGTAATGCTTTGTCTAGACAAGATGTGATTCGCATTATTGAAGCAGCACCAGGTCTGGTTGTGGTGGATGAAGCTTATCATGCTTTTGCTGAAGATTCCTTTGTGCAGGATACCTGCGCGTATCCTAATGTATTGGTGATGCGGACCTTTTCAAAGGTTGGTCTCGCTGGCTTACGTTTAGGTTATTTAGTTGGTCCGGTGGCATGGATAGAGCAGATTGATAAGTTGCGTTTACCCTATAACATTAACACCATGACGCAAGCCAGCGCACTCGTTGCATTAGCGCATTGGCCGATTCTAGCTGAGCAAGCGTTACAAATTTGTCAAGATCGTGCTGAGCTAGCTAAGCAACTCGCTGAATTGCCAGGAGTGGCTGTTTACCCGAGTGCAGCCAACTTTATTGTGATTCGTTTAGATTTAGCTGGGCCAACCGCAACGGATGTATTTGAAGGCCTCAAAGCGGTAGGCATTCTGATTAAGAATTTGAGTGGTCAGGGCGGTGTGCTTGCTAATTGTTTACGCATTACGGTCGGCTCGATTAGTGAGAATAGCCAGCTACTCAAAGGCTTGGCTGCGCTGTTGCCGTCACGCTAA
- the hisG gene encoding ATP phosphoribosyltransferase, translated as MSNQLTIALSKGRIFKDTLPLLKAAGIEPLDDPDTSRKLILETTQPNVRLLVVRTTDAPTYVSYGAADLGVAGKDVLMEAPSDNLYELLDLQIAKCRLMVAGPVEERPHGHRLKIATKYVNSARAYYAAQGQQVDLIKLYGSMELAPLIGLADRIVDLVDTGNTLKANHLKPLEHIADISSRLIVNQHAYKTKYAQIQQIIEKFNTVIGK; from the coding sequence ATGTCAAACCAACTTACGATTGCCTTATCAAAAGGCCGCATTTTTAAAGACACTTTGCCCTTGCTAAAAGCGGCCGGAATTGAACCTTTGGATGATCCGGATACTAGTCGCAAACTGATTTTAGAAACAACACAGCCTAATGTACGTTTATTAGTTGTGCGTACGACTGATGCGCCAACCTATGTGTCATATGGGGCGGCTGATTTAGGTGTGGCTGGTAAAGACGTCTTAATGGAAGCGCCTAGTGATAATTTGTATGAGTTACTTGATTTGCAGATTGCGAAATGTCGTTTAATGGTGGCCGGACCCGTTGAAGAGCGTCCACACGGTCACCGTTTAAAAATCGCCACAAAATATGTCAATTCTGCGCGTGCTTATTATGCCGCGCAAGGTCAGCAGGTGGATTTGATAAAGCTATATGGTTCAATGGAATTAGCGCCATTGATTGGCTTAGCTGATCGTATTGTTGACTTGGTTGATACGGGAAATACATTAAAAGCTAATCACCTCAAACCGCTTGAACACATCGCTGATATTAGTTCACGTTTAATTGTGAATCAGCATGCGTATAAAACTAAGTATGCGCAAATCCAGCAAATAATTGAAAAATTTAACACAGTAATAGGTAAATAA
- the murA gene encoding UDP-N-acetylglucosamine 1-carboxyvinyltransferase, whose translation MERLVITGGAKLSGEVEVSGSKNAALPILMGCVLAKSPVTLSNIPHLKDVTTSLQLLATLGAQIMIDERMNITVDASELKDFTAPFALVKSMRASILVMGPLLARFGEAHVALPGGCAIGSRPVDIHIKGMEAMGADIRIEDGFIHAKAKRLQGADILMDKVTVTGTENLLMAAVLAEGVTHLRNAACEPEVTDLAIFLTKMGAKITGIGTDHLVIKGVDELNGVDYRVIPDRIEAGTYLAAAAVTGSTITVSNVEPVHLKAVLAKFIEAGCDISTSERSIKIDCRDRQLNPVNVETQPYPGFPTDMQAQFLVMNLLASGPGAIRETIFENRFMHVSELTKMGAHIKVEGNLAVTPGQDRLSGVTVKATDLRASACLILAALVAEGETFVEQIYHIDRGYELIEEKFHRLGANIQRLSH comes from the coding sequence ATGGAAAGATTGGTTATAACGGGAGGCGCCAAACTCTCCGGAGAAGTTGAAGTCTCGGGCTCAAAGAACGCAGCCTTGCCGATTTTAATGGGCTGTGTATTAGCCAAGTCGCCGGTGACATTATCCAATATTCCGCATTTAAAAGACGTCACAACCAGTCTGCAATTGTTAGCGACTTTGGGTGCGCAAATAATGATCGATGAGCGGATGAATATCACAGTTGATGCCAGTGAGTTAAAAGATTTCACTGCACCTTTTGCATTGGTTAAAAGTATGCGCGCATCTATCCTAGTAATGGGACCGTTATTAGCTCGTTTTGGCGAGGCGCACGTCGCATTGCCGGGTGGTTGCGCGATAGGTTCTAGACCCGTTGATATTCATATTAAAGGTATGGAAGCGATGGGTGCTGATATCCGTATTGAGGATGGCTTTATTCACGCGAAGGCAAAACGCTTGCAGGGTGCGGATATTTTAATGGATAAAGTCACGGTCACTGGGACTGAAAATTTATTAATGGCGGCTGTGCTTGCAGAAGGAGTTACCCATCTACGGAATGCGGCTTGCGAGCCAGAAGTAACGGATTTGGCGATTTTTCTTACTAAGATGGGCGCTAAAATCACCGGCATCGGTACTGATCATCTGGTCATAAAAGGTGTTGATGAATTGAACGGTGTTGATTACCGTGTTATCCCTGATCGAATTGAGGCGGGTACCTATTTAGCGGCAGCAGCGGTAACCGGATCAACTATTACTGTATCCAATGTTGAGCCTGTGCATTTAAAGGCTGTCTTGGCTAAATTCATTGAGGCGGGTTGCGACATATCGACATCGGAGCGTTCTATTAAGATTGATTGCCGAGATCGTCAGTTAAATCCTGTGAACGTTGAAACACAGCCTTATCCTGGCTTTCCAACGGATATGCAAGCGCAGTTTTTAGTTATGAACTTACTGGCTAGTGGACCGGGTGCGATTCGCGAAACGATTTTTGAAAATCGTTTTATGCACGTATCAGAGCTAACCAAAATGGGTGCCCACATAAAAGTCGAGGGCAATCTTGCGGTTACGCCAGGGCAGGATAGATTAAGCGGGGTGACCGTAAAAGCGACCGACCTGCGTGCGTCAGCGTGCTTGATTCTTGCGGCTCTTGTGGCGGAGGGTGAAACCTTTGTCGAGCAAATTTACCATATTGACCGTGGTTATGAGCTGATCGAAGAAAAGTTTCATCGTTTAGGCGCGAATATCCAACGTTTAAGTCATTAA
- a CDS encoding STAS domain-containing protein has product MALSWQLEADCLQLAGQMTIESLNEQVSLQVWFQKPSLPFNAVDLAAVDQIDSAGLACLVCWMELSPNLKIQRIPAAALELAELYNLNGYLSDFGQARS; this is encoded by the coding sequence GTGGCATTATCTTGGCAATTAGAGGCAGATTGTTTGCAGTTAGCTGGTCAAATGACCATTGAGTCTCTTAATGAACAAGTGAGTTTGCAGGTTTGGTTTCAAAAGCCATCATTACCTTTTAACGCGGTAGATTTAGCGGCTGTAGATCAAATAGATAGTGCTGGTTTGGCTTGTCTAGTTTGCTGGATGGAGTTGTCGCCGAATCTTAAGATTCAACGTATACCTGCAGCCGCGTTGGAGTTGGCGGAACTCTACAATCTTAACGGTTACCTTAGTGACTTTGGTCAGGCGCGATCATGA
- a CDS encoding Nif3-like dinuclear metal center hexameric protein, whose translation MLARNQLVHYLAEYLAVDQFKDYAPNGLQVEGTEQLQKIVTGVTASEALIDYAIAQQADAIIVHHGYFWRNEAPEITGMKRQRLKKLLAYDINLLAYHLPLDAHAELGNNAVLGRALSLEDITPQAGLLRLGRLVRPEPIEDFKQRVGALLQRDPLHLPGGPDVINQVAWCTGGAQHMIDQAQAWGADVFISGEVSEQTFHSALEGKIHYLAAGHHATETWGVSALAQHIKEKFTIDCEFVNLVNPV comes from the coding sequence ATGTTGGCAAGGAATCAACTAGTTCATTACTTAGCCGAATATTTGGCCGTCGATCAGTTTAAAGATTATGCCCCAAATGGGTTGCAAGTTGAAGGTACCGAGCAGTTACAAAAAATAGTAACCGGTGTCACTGCGTCAGAAGCGCTTATCGATTATGCAATTGCTCAACAAGCAGATGCGATAATTGTTCATCATGGTTATTTTTGGCGTAACGAAGCGCCAGAAATCACTGGAATGAAACGTCAACGGCTCAAAAAGCTACTGGCTTACGATATTAACCTATTGGCTTACCATTTACCTTTGGATGCACATGCCGAATTAGGTAATAACGCCGTGTTAGGTCGGGCGTTGAGTCTAGAAGATATTACGCCTCAGGCAGGTTTGTTAAGATTGGGTCGTCTTGTTAGACCCGAACCTATTGAAGACTTTAAACAGCGTGTTGGTGCGCTATTGCAACGTGATCCGTTACACCTGCCCGGTGGACCTGATGTTATTAACCAGGTGGCTTGGTGCACTGGTGGCGCTCAACATATGATTGATCAAGCTCAAGCCTGGGGTGCCGATGTTTTTATCAGCGGCGAGGTATCAGAACAAACTTTTCACAGTGCGCTGGAGGGAAAAATTCATTACTTGGCTGCTGGGCACCATGCCACAGAAACTTGGGGCGTGTCGGCATTGGCACAACATATCAAGGAAAAATTCACCATTGATTGTGAGTTTGTGAATTTGGTAAATCCGGTTTAG
- a CDS encoding BolA family protein produces MSPEKIQQMIHDLLPGSQVTMSGADCNFSVEVKASQFKGMTPLQRHRTVNDIFKQQFESGELHALSIKTSVLETA; encoded by the coding sequence ATGTCGCCAGAAAAGATTCAACAAATGATACATGACCTGTTGCCCGGTTCTCAAGTCACTATGTCGGGTGCTGACTGTAACTTTTCAGTAGAAGTCAAAGCCTCACAATTTAAAGGGATGACGCCTTTGCAACGTCATCGCACCGTGAATGATATTTTTAAACAACAGTTTGAGTCGGGTGAGTTGCACGCGCTTTCGATAAAAACCAGTGTGTTAGAGACGGCATAA
- a CDS encoding ABC transporter permease, which produces MNYYGSWTFFVKEVRRFYSVAVQTIFAPIVSTLLFLLIFGTVIETKILEFGNITYSQFLIPGLVMMAILQNAFSNSSSSIIQSKIYGNLSFVLLSPLSALDLYVAFVAAAVVRGLAVGVGVLVVGWIGYDLQIYHAGWILLFAVLSAAVVGGLGLIAGIVASKYDHLAAFQNFIIMPLTFLSGVFYSIHSLPSFWQTLSMFNPFFYMVDGFRYGFYAVSDISVWLSLGVTLLFLVLVSAINLVLLHKGVKIRH; this is translated from the coding sequence GTGAATTATTATGGCTCTTGGACTTTTTTTGTAAAAGAAGTGCGGCGCTTTTATTCAGTGGCCGTTCAAACTATCTTCGCACCGATTGTATCAACACTGTTGTTTTTGCTTATCTTTGGTACGGTTATAGAAACTAAGATTCTAGAATTTGGCAATATTACTTACAGTCAATTTTTAATACCAGGCCTGGTGATGATGGCTATCTTGCAAAATGCCTTTTCAAATTCGTCTTCCAGTATTATTCAGTCAAAAATTTATGGCAACCTTAGTTTTGTTTTGTTGAGTCCATTAAGCGCATTAGACTTATATGTTGCCTTTGTGGCCGCAGCGGTTGTGCGCGGGCTTGCTGTTGGCGTTGGGGTGCTGGTTGTTGGTTGGATTGGCTATGATTTGCAGATATATCATGCTGGCTGGATTTTGTTATTCGCTGTTTTAAGTGCGGCTGTCGTTGGTGGATTGGGGCTGATTGCGGGTATAGTGGCGTCCAAATATGACCATTTGGCGGCATTCCAAAACTTTATTATCATGCCTTTGACCTTTTTAAGTGGCGTATTCTACTCGATTCACTCGTTACCGAGTTTTTGGCAGACACTATCCATGTTTAATCCATTTTTTTATATGGTAGATGGTTTTCGATATGGATTTTATGCCGTTTCCGATATTTCTGTTTGGTTGAGTTTAGGAGTAACGCTGCTGTTTTTAGTACTAGTAAGCGCAATAAATTTAGTTTTGTTGCACAAAGGCGTTAAAATACGCCACTAA
- the petA gene encoding ubiquinol-cytochrome c reductase iron-sulfur subunit, producing MSETKVIETPNLKRRQVLAGATGVVGAVGAAFVAVPFVGSWQPSERAKAAGAPVSADISQMQPGQMLTVNWRGKPVWVVRRTPAMIEQLAALDETVRDPMSDNSTQPEYAKNPTRSIKPEYLVVVGICTHLGCSPLYRPAPNSPDMAAGWRGGFFCPCHGSSFDLAGRVFRAVPAPSNLEIPMHGYLSETVIRIGEEVEEGGLA from the coding sequence ATGTCTGAAACGAAAGTAATTGAAACACCAAATTTAAAGCGGCGCCAGGTATTAGCCGGGGCTACAGGCGTTGTTGGCGCAGTCGGTGCTGCTTTTGTCGCAGTTCCTTTTGTGGGTTCTTGGCAACCCAGTGAACGTGCAAAAGCAGCCGGTGCTCCGGTGAGTGCTGATATTAGTCAAATGCAGCCGGGTCAAATGCTCACTGTGAATTGGCGCGGTAAACCCGTTTGGGTAGTTAGACGTACGCCAGCTATGATAGAGCAATTGGCGGCATTAGATGAAACTGTACGTGATCCAATGTCTGATAATTCAACTCAGCCCGAATATGCCAAAAACCCGACCCGATCAATTAAGCCAGAGTATCTAGTTGTAGTTGGTATTTGCACCCATTTAGGTTGTTCGCCATTATACCGTCCAGCACCTAACTCTCCGGATATGGCAGCAGGATGGCGTGGTGGATTCTTTTGTCCTTGCCACGGTTCAAGCTTCGATTTAGCAGGGCGTGTGTTCAGAGCTGTACCTGCGCCTTCAAACTTAGAAATCCCTATGCATGGCTATTTGTCCGAAACCGTCATTAGAATCGGTGAAGAAGTCGAAGAAGGAGGGCTTGCATAA
- the hisD gene encoding histidinol dehydrogenase, giving the protein MSTLAIRRFDANEADFNTNMDQILSWESVSDDRVNQVVKEVVMDVRQRGNQALMDYTAKFDQLTLTDSAELEISQARLQQALANLPAEQREALELSAKRVEAYHLRQKSDSWSYEEADGTMLGQQVTPLDRVGLYVPGGKAAYPSSVVMNAVPAKVAGVKELIMVVPTPRGEVNELVLAAAAICGVDRVFCVGGAQAVAALAYGTETIPAVDKIVGPGNIYVATAKRMVFGTVGIDMIAGPSEILVVCDGDTDPDWIAMDLFSQAEHDEDAQSILVTPDAAFADKVIESMTRLLETMPRKNIIRTALEARGAVITVKDMEQAIEMINLIAPEHLELSVDDPKAMLPKIRHAGAIFMGRYTAEALGDYCAGPNHVLPTSRTARFSSPLGVYDFQKRSSLIMCSPEGADTLGRTAAILADGEGLQAHAASARYRLRK; this is encoded by the coding sequence ATGAGCACGCTAGCCATCCGACGTTTTGATGCGAATGAAGCAGATTTTAATACCAACATGGACCAAATCCTGTCTTGGGAAAGTGTGTCCGACGATCGTGTAAACCAAGTGGTTAAAGAGGTAGTGATGGATGTGCGCCAGCGCGGCAACCAAGCACTGATGGACTATACGGCCAAGTTTGATCAATTAACCTTAACCGATTCCGCTGAGTTAGAAATTTCGCAGGCGCGTCTACAGCAGGCTCTTGCGAATTTACCCGCTGAGCAACGTGAAGCATTAGAGTTATCGGCAAAACGCGTCGAAGCTTATCACCTTCGTCAGAAATCAGATTCTTGGAGTTATGAAGAAGCCGATGGCACAATGTTAGGTCAACAGGTTACCCCGTTGGACCGAGTAGGTTTGTATGTACCCGGCGGTAAAGCGGCTTATCCTTCATCGGTGGTCATGAACGCTGTGCCCGCCAAGGTAGCGGGTGTTAAAGAGCTGATTATGGTGGTGCCAACACCGCGTGGTGAAGTTAATGAACTAGTGTTAGCGGCAGCTGCTATTTGTGGTGTCGATCGCGTCTTCTGCGTGGGTGGTGCGCAAGCCGTCGCCGCCTTAGCTTATGGCACTGAAACCATTCCTGCGGTTGATAAAATCGTGGGTCCCGGTAATATTTATGTTGCTACGGCAAAACGAATGGTATTTGGCACAGTGGGTATCGACATGATTGCCGGTCCATCAGAAATTTTAGTGGTTTGTGATGGCGATACAGATCCAGATTGGATCGCGATGGATTTATTTTCGCAGGCTGAGCATGATGAAGATGCGCAGTCTATCTTGGTGACACCAGATGCCGCATTTGCCGATAAAGTGATTGAAAGCATGACTCGCTTGTTAGAGACCATGCCTCGTAAGAACATTATCCGCACCGCTTTGGAAGCCCGTGGTGCCGTGATTACAGTAAAAGATATGGAACAAGCTATTGAGATGATTAATCTGATTGCGCCTGAGCATTTAGAGTTATCTGTTGATGATCCGAAAGCGATGTTGCCTAAGATCCGTCATGCGGGGGCCATTTTTATGGGGCGTTATACGGCTGAGGCTTTGGGTGATTATTGTGCTGGGCCTAACCATGTATTGCCCACATCACGCACGGCACGTTTCTCATCACCATTAGGTGTCTATGACTTCCAAAAGCGTTCAAGTTTGATTATGTGTTCACCGGAAGGTGCCGATACTTTGGGTCGAACAGCCGCTATTTTGGCAGACGGTGAAGGTTTGCAAGCGCATGCCGCATCGGCGCGTTATCGGTTGCGCAAATAA